Genomic window (Nitrospirales bacterium LBB_01):
TTTACTTTCACATTTTCTAAAAGGGTTGCTTTACATTTTATCCCAAAACTCTCTATAGATTCTGTAAATTTCTTCAACGTATCTTCAACTGCTAAGCCAACATCAAATTCCTCAGAAACATCCGAGTGTTTATAAAAACTTCTGAACTCACTAATTGTGTCAGAGATGGAACGAAGAGTGGACATTGCGCTTTGGACGGAATCCTTCAGGTAGGTTTTATCAAGTTGTCCAAATTCAAAAGCATCCTCAATATCGCCAATTGTGAGAGCGATTTCATTAAGCGGCTGTCTCCAGTTGTGAGCGATAGCTGTTATCAGCTCACCCATGGACGCTAATCTGGAATTGTTAACCAGCATTTGTTCCATTCGTTTTCGCTCAGTCACATCCAAAAGGCTGCCTACGATTCCATACCCACGTGACATGGACAACACCTGTGCTTTGACAACAATCACGTCATGAATTTTGCCGTCACTGTATGTAATCCGCGCTTCATAGACTTGTTTTGCTCCGGTTCTCATCAGTTCTTTGTCGTTCATACTTAAAATATTTACGAGTTCTTCGGAGAGGATTTCATGGATAAGTCTGTCAATGATATCTCTTCTGCGCAATCTGACAATGTCTGCAAACTCCCTGTTGCAGCTCATGAATTTTCCACTGTAATCAGTGAGAAAAACAGGATTTGGTATGGCCTCAAGAAACAGCAGTAAAAATTTAAGGTCAGACTCAAGTATCTTTTTGTGTTTGATAGTCTTGTTATTAATATAAAGCAGCGAAATTATCAAAATAAGAATAAGAGTGCCGGCAACGAGTTTTAATACAAAATCCTCATATAATTTTATATCTCTGTTTTCCAAAACAGAGAGCAGGTAAGCATCGACGTGTTTTTCCGTACTTAGTATCGGAAGAAAGGAAATTATATAATATTTATCGTTATATTTAAGTAGATGAGAAAACGATAGACTCCGTTTCAGAGCGTTTGCAACAGCATTTTTTGCAAGCAGTAAAATCTTCTCAGTGGTATCTTTTTTTAAAGGCGCATAGCCGCTGTTCCCAATATCGGATGGCTCAATCAGATAGTCGTCACTAATGTAGTTCTCTGTGTATTTATGTAAAGTTGAGGAGGCAGGTTTTTTGCTGATGCTTTCCTTCTTAACCATAAAAACATATTCCGCCGGTAATTTCTTAAAAATATTTCTCTCAAAACCGCTAAAATGGACGCTTGTTTCAAAGCTGCCTACTAAGACATTGTCCTTAATGATTGGAAATACATACCTGAAAGCGCTGAAATATAAGCCGTGTTCAAACCCCTCTACATGAATTTTATTACGTAAGACAGAGTTAACCGAGTATCTGGCATCTTTGAGATAATCGTCAAAAGCCCCAGGTTTATTAAATCTTAAAAAAGTGGTACCATCTGATAAATGGAAATGAAGTTGAACAATATCAAGGTCTTTGAGTTTTTCATAAAACGGGCTTAATATGGTGTATAAATTGTTACGCAGCAGTGTTTTTCCATCTTTGTCGGCGGAGTCAGCATCAGAGATAATTTTAAGTATTTCGGCTCTGCTTGATATGTCACAGTCTATAGAGTGTCCAATCAGGCTGAAGTTAGAAAAAACGCTTTGGTAATTACCTCGTAACTGGCTTGTTGCGCTGCTTAGTATTTCATTTTTGGTAGTAGTCATAAAAAAAAATAGCAGCAGTGCCAACACCGTCTCAACAGCGGCAAATGCAGTAACATAGTATTTTAGTTTGATTTCTCGTTGCATAGTGTTCTTACATATTATACACGATTTACCTTGAAATCATATCAAAGCCATACGTGTAAGCAGCGATAATCAAAATAAACAGAAATAGAAACATATAAATCTTCCGCTTCTCTATCCGGCTGTACGATACTCTGATACTAAGGTGTTTATCCCATGAGGCTGCGCCGGTTCGCTTTAATAATTTATACTCCCTTGCCATCGTGTAGAAAAAAACAAAAGGAATTCCTAATGCAAACCCATAAGCATACACCATAAATTCCCGGCTGAGCGCCTCAATAAATGTCAAACTCTTACCAGCTGCGTTTGATACTCTTATGCCAAGCAGGTACTTGCCTCCGGTTGAGCCGGTTGCGGCTAAAATAAAAGATTCCATCAGTGTTATTATCATAATGGTAAAAAAGAATTGAATGATATAGCCGTCAAGAAATGTGTTTTTTATCATAGCGCCTGCTATAAACCCACACGGCATACTTAAACTATATACATCAAACAGCCGCGCCAAAAGTCTTGCCCACTGAGGTTCTAAAAAATATATGTCAGAGCGTTTTATTGGGCGGGTTGAAGATTTTGACTTGCTTTGAGTAGTCTTATTCTGAGATTGTGTTTTGGTTTGTGTGTTTTTTGCTGATTCCTTGTTGTCTGCTGTTTTTTTATCTTCTGCTCTGACTTTATCTGACTCCTCAGCAT
Coding sequences:
- a CDS encoding DnaJ domain-containing protein, which codes for MVTHDSNNIEKSLEVLGLNSKASPEEIKEAYKDLVKVWHPDRFAHDPKLQKKAGDKLSEINEAYRNLKDYHIKNDTGHAEESDKVRAEDKKTADNKESAKNTQTKTQSQNKTTQSKSKSSTRPIKRSDIYFLEPQWARLLARLFDVYSLSMPCGFIAGAMIKNTFLDGYIIQFFFTIMIITLMESFILAATGSTGGKYLLGIRVSNAAGKSLTFIEALSREFMVYAYGFALGIPFVFFYTMAREYKLLKRTGAASWDKHLSIRVSYSRIEKRKIYMFLFLFILIIAAYTYGFDMISR
- a CDS encoding PAS domain S-box protein — protein: MQREIKLKYYVTAFAAVETVLALLLFFFMTTTKNEILSSATSQLRGNYQSVFSNFSLIGHSIDCDISSRAEILKIISDADSADKDGKTLLRNNLYTILSPFYEKLKDLDIVQLHFHLSDGTTFLRFNKPGAFDDYLKDARYSVNSVLRNKIHVEGFEHGLYFSAFRYVFPIIKDNVLVGSFETSVHFSGFERNIFKKLPAEYVFMVKKESISKKPASSTLHKYTENYISDDYLIEPSDIGNSGYAPLKKDTTEKILLLAKNAVANALKRSLSFSHLLKYNDKYYIISFLPILSTEKHVDAYLLSVLENRDIKLYEDFVLKLVAGTLILILIISLLYINNKTIKHKKILESDLKFLLLFLEAIPNPVFLTDYSGKFMSCNREFADIVRLRRRDIIDRLIHEILSEELVNILSMNDKELMRTGAKQVYEARITYSDGKIHDVIVVKAQVLSMSRGYGIVGSLLDVTERKRMEQMLVNNSRLASMGELITAIAHNWRQPLNEIALTIGDIEDAFEFGQLDKTYLKDSVQSAMSTLRSISDTISEFRSFYKHSDVSEEFDVGLAVEDTLKKFTESIESFGIKCKATLLENVKVKGYESEFKQVILGVLNNAEDAIMDNTAVNEPGNIEVSMNMESDKVTVSITDNGGGISERVFNKIFDPYFTTKMQGKGIGMGLYLGKIIIEHKMKGRLYAHNAGDGAVFTIELLSL